In Paenibacillus sonchi, the genomic stretch GGGAACTGTTGCGGGCAAGGCCTGAAGACCTGCGGTATTCAGGAAATTCCATGGTTTGTTGTAATGCGGCTGGAAGAAGAAATCGATAAATGCCAGCTGGTCTACTGTCATTTTATTCTGTATGCATACCGACACGGTATTGATCGACTGCGTCAGATCCATTTTGGACATAATCTGAGCGCCGAGGATGCGGCGGGTCGGGCGGTCATATACCACCTTTAACTGCACCTGCTCAAAGGTTGGCATAAATTCAGGACGGTAGTTGTCGGTCAGCAGGACACTTTCAATATCCATGCCTTCCGCTTTGGCCGCATCTTCCGTCAGCCCGGTTCCGGCGATATTGTCTTCATAAATTTTGATCCCCGAAGTGCCCTGTGTGCCCATGTAGGCAATGGTCGGCGACACCAGATTCCGGGCTACCAGCGTACCCATGCGCACTGCGTTGGTTGCCAGGGGGATGTAAGCATTTTTGCCGGTCGGATTATAGTGAATTGCGCAGCTGTCACCCGCAGCATAGATGTCCGGAAGGCTGGTCTGCATGTAGTCGTTGACAATAATTGCACCGTTAGGAAGCATATCCACTTTGCCTTTTAACAGCTCGGTATTCGGACGGAATCCGATGCAGAGGATAACCAGGTCTGTCTCATGCTCGCCTTTGCTGGTAATGACCTTGGTCACTTTGCCGTTCTCTCCTGCAAACGAGCTGACCTTCTCGCCAAGCGCCAGAGTGATTCCGTGATCCTCCAGTGATTTTTGAATAGGTGCAGTAAATTCTTCATCCAGGTATTTGCTCAGGATACGATCCTCGCCATCGATCAGCGTAACCTGCTTGCCGTTCATTTGAAAAGCTTCTACCAGCTCGACTCCGATATATCCGGCGCCGACAACAGTGATTCTGTCCACCTGCTGTGCTCTTTCGATGATGGTGTTGGAATGGCTGTAATTCTTCGACAGGAGGATACCGTCAAGCTCCATGCCTTCCAGCTTCGGAACAATTGGCCATGAGCCGGTGGTCATGATCAGCTTGTCATAGGAGTCATCGAATTCCTGGCCTGTCGCCAGATTGCGGGCACGCAGGGTTTTGCGGTCCGTATCGATCCGGATAACTTCATGGCGCATGTTCGTCTTGACGCCGAGTTCAGCCAGCTTTTCCGGCGAGGAATAGAACAGACCCTGCGGGTCCTTGATTACTCCCCCTACATAAAGCGCAATCCCGCACGACAGGAAAGAAATATTATCATTGCGTTCATATACTGTAATCTCGGCTTCAGGATAGAGCTGGGCGGTGTTAACAATTGCGGCGGTTCCGGCATGGGTACATCCAATGACTGCTACTTTCATGGCTTCTTCCTCCTCCAAATTTGGGCATTCATTTATTTTCTCTATAGTTGTGATTTATTTCACTTTATGAGTTGATTATATTGTGATTTTTCTCACATTACAAGCCTTTTTGTGATTTTTCTCACAACGTTCACAACTTTTGCGGATTTTAGTCCTCCAGGTCCATCCTGCAGCTGTATTAGTTTTCCCCGGAACGGGTACATTATGTCTGCTGTACAGCAGGAAGGAGCAGGGAACCTTCAACGCAGACGCAGCAAAGCCCCCTTACCTCTGCATCAGTCG encodes the following:
- a CDS encoding FAD-dependent oxidoreductase, producing the protein MKVAVIGCTHAGTAAIVNTAQLYPEAEITVYERNDNISFLSCGIALYVGGVIKDPQGLFYSSPEKLAELGVKTNMRHEVIRIDTDRKTLRARNLATGQEFDDSYDKLIMTTGSWPIVPKLEGMELDGILLSKNYSHSNTIIERAQQVDRITVVGAGYIGVELVEAFQMNGKQVTLIDGEDRILSKYLDEEFTAPIQKSLEDHGITLALGEKVSSFAGENGKVTKVITSKGEHETDLVILCIGFRPNTELLKGKVDMLPNGAIIVNDYMQTSLPDIYAAGDSCAIHYNPTGKNAYIPLATNAVRMGTLVARNLVSPTIAYMGTQGTSGIKIYEDNIAGTGLTEDAAKAEGMDIESVLLTDNYRPEFMPTFEQVQLKVVYDRPTRRILGAQIMSKMDLTQSINTVSVCIQNKMTVDQLAFIDFFFQPHYNKPWNFLNTAGLQALPATVPHKETVSV